The Solibacillus sp. FSL W7-1436 genome window below encodes:
- a CDS encoding nucleoside-diphosphate sugar epimerase, which translates to MLKIKKIEFIKVLYDDALAQNIFSIANITFSNRSPIQGALLYWQQNESKEPYTKEGDYKFYYDLAKAQYFAAVKFPKDCDLTRDERQELAYILLEERGAIGTYSFISTKPKATFHLNKAFQEIPFPAQFSVDDFNDLSIVKQLESNDETVYEQLPYDRVFLEAYRNWCHQAVQLHPSRLTAYFHYLPFTYVSYANPLLSEQFLIDYLPEVDLEALQYNKPVLERLSMSFKRYLVTTLMADKKRLNPDFVDQLDDFIESNVFYQSFELIYLPEADEIPDMDLQLFEYDRGTYKWAGSEHLVKGIPSLVSQKYNRYGDRRLTNAEMDKKFKAYSDEQKQLFTAIAELHWLNKYKNELDWSYICQYNVNLTEQFLTAHINYVDFDALGLNTDIVVNADFLSTYLHRFNHQKAVPLIISHLTEQFYLTHKDEIKVDLDLLYKYMDNIDEEEFLRIESYLLD; encoded by the coding sequence ATGCTAAAAATTAAAAAGATCGAGTTTATTAAAGTTCTGTATGATGACGCATTAGCGCAAAATATCTTTTCGATCGCGAATATTACGTTTTCAAATAGAAGTCCGATACAAGGAGCCCTCCTCTACTGGCAGCAAAATGAATCAAAGGAACCTTATACAAAAGAAGGCGACTACAAGTTCTACTATGACTTGGCAAAAGCGCAATATTTTGCAGCAGTAAAGTTTCCTAAAGACTGTGACTTAACACGGGATGAACGCCAGGAACTTGCCTATATCTTACTGGAGGAGCGCGGAGCAATCGGAACGTACAGTTTTATTTCGACGAAGCCGAAAGCAACTTTCCATTTAAATAAGGCTTTTCAGGAAATCCCGTTCCCTGCACAGTTTTCAGTAGATGATTTTAATGATCTGTCCATTGTGAAACAGCTGGAATCGAATGATGAAACTGTTTACGAGCAGCTTCCATATGACCGTGTATTTTTAGAAGCTTATAGAAACTGGTGCCATCAAGCTGTTCAGTTGCATCCTTCACGCTTAACAGCTTATTTTCATTACTTGCCGTTTACGTATGTGAGTTATGCAAATCCGCTACTATCAGAGCAGTTTTTAATCGATTATTTGCCTGAAGTGGATCTGGAAGCACTTCAGTACAACAAACCGGTACTTGAGCGGTTGTCGATGTCCTTTAAACGTTATTTAGTAACAACTTTAATGGCGGATAAAAAGCGTCTGAATCCGGACTTTGTCGATCAGCTGGATGATTTCATTGAAAGCAATGTCTTTTATCAATCATTTGAGCTTATTTATTTACCGGAAGCCGATGAAATCCCCGATATGGATTTGCAGCTTTTCGAATATGACCGCGGTACGTATAAATGGGCCGGCAGTGAGCATTTAGTGAAAGGAATTCCATCACTGGTAAGTCAGAAGTATAACCGATATGGGGATCGACGCTTGACAAATGCCGAAATGGATAAAAAGTTTAAGGCATACAGTGATGAACAAAAGCAGCTATTCACCGCGATTGCGGAGCTTCATTGGCTGAATAAATATAAAAATGAGCTGGATTGGTCATACATTTGCCAATATAATGTGAATTTGACTGAACAGTTTTTAACAGCACATATCAATTATGTCGATTTCGATGCACTGGGCCTGAATACGGATATAGTGGTAAATGCAGATTTTTTATCAACCTATTTACACCGGTTCAACCATCAAAAAGCTGTTCCGTTAATCATTTCCCATTTAACAGAGCAGTTTTATTTAACTCATAAAGATGAAATCAAAGTTGACCTCGATTTGCTCTATAAATATATGGACAATATTGACGAGGAAGAGTTTTTAAGAATTGAAAGTTATTTGCTTGATTAA
- a CDS encoding transcriptional regulator, whose product MSYFEKGYQMYVEKCEQFGLQPVNFRYYVNQLSHQQLLAYNGYAMEQEMRRND is encoded by the coding sequence ATGAGTTATTTTGAAAAAGGATATCAAATGTATGTAGAGAAGTGCGAGCAGTTTGGATTACAGCCGGTGAATTTCCGATATTACGTAAATCAGCTTTCTCATCAGCAATTACTTGCGTACAACGGCTATGCAATGGAACAGGAGATGAGACGAAATGATTAG
- a CDS encoding mechanosensitive ion channel family protein codes for MNLIYKKLIELGLSPLFAEYLSVALMIIFIVIICLIANFITKKIVIRFITHIVNNNKYQWDNILLEKKVFHKLSHIVPAIIIYYFAEAFTYQALIEKGAITYIIIVVLSLLGSLLNAVHDIYQTFEISKVQPIKGYIQVVKIIVYVLGIILVIANLIGENPLIILSGLGALSAVLLLVFKDSLLGLVAGIQLTSNDMVRVGDWIEMPKYGADGDVIDLSLNTVKVQNFDKTITTIPSYALISDSFKNWRGMQVTGGRRIKRSLFVDTTSIAFCSEEKIKQLRNIHYLKDYIDTRQQEITEYNSKHRIDTSNQVNGRALTNIGLFRTYISNYLKNHPGIHKDMTTMVRQLAPSENGLPIEIYAFSNDINWAVYESIQADIFDHLFAVATEFDLRLFQNPTGNDFKAMSSLQLNKNVGES; via the coding sequence ATGAACCTTATTTACAAAAAACTTATTGAACTTGGATTAAGTCCATTATTTGCTGAATACCTTTCAGTAGCGCTTATGATTATATTTATTGTAATCATTTGTTTAATCGCAAACTTCATCACGAAAAAGATCGTCATCCGTTTTATTACACATATTGTGAATAACAATAAGTATCAGTGGGATAACATTCTGTTGGAAAAGAAGGTGTTCCATAAGTTATCGCATATCGTGCCGGCGATCATTATTTATTATTTTGCTGAAGCCTTTACGTATCAAGCCCTTATCGAAAAAGGAGCCATTACGTATATCATAATCGTTGTATTAAGCTTGTTAGGCAGTTTATTAAATGCTGTGCATGATATTTATCAAACGTTTGAAATTTCTAAAGTACAACCGATCAAAGGCTATATTCAAGTCGTGAAAATCATTGTCTATGTCCTCGGGATTATCTTGGTCATAGCAAACTTAATCGGTGAAAATCCGCTGATCATTCTAAGCGGACTCGGTGCCCTTTCAGCTGTATTGCTGCTTGTTTTTAAAGATTCCTTATTAGGCCTTGTTGCCGGGATCCAGTTAACATCGAATGATATGGTACGTGTAGGTGATTGGATTGAAATGCCGAAATATGGCGCGGACGGTGATGTCATTGATCTTTCATTAAATACAGTAAAAGTCCAGAACTTTGATAAAACCATTACGACAATCCCTAGTTATGCATTGATTTCGGATTCTTTTAAAAACTGGAGAGGTATGCAGGTTACTGGTGGCAGAAGGATCAAACGCTCGCTCTTTGTTGATACAACAAGCATCGCGTTTTGCTCGGAGGAAAAGATCAAGCAGTTACGGAACATTCATTATCTGAAGGACTATATTGATACGAGACAACAGGAAATTACGGAATACAATAGTAAACACCGTATCGATACGAGCAATCAGGTGAATGGCAGAGCATTGACAAATATCGGGTTGTTCCGGACATATATTAGCAACTATTTAAAAAACCATCCGGGAATTCATAAAGACATGACAACGATGGTAAGACAATTAGCGCCGAGTGAAAATGGATTACCAATTGAAATCTATGCCTTTTCAAATGATATTAACTGGGCGGTATATGAGTCGATTCAAGCGGATATATTCGATCATCTCTTTGCAGTCGCAACTGAGTTTGACTTGAGACTATTCCAAAATCCGACCGGCAATGATTTTAAAGCAATGAGTTCCTTACAACTGAATAAAAATGTAGGCGAATCATAA
- a CDS encoding tyrosine recombinase XerC encodes MKLPKFLRDFLIYLTTITGKSQRTRKEYEYDLILFIRFLKAIEEDIPLDRLHTIDISAFTIDQIKEVSLEDLYLFMEYCELQRGNSSAARARKVATLKAFFKYLKGKRRLIDENPAEHLETPKIGRRQPVYLNYNEAKDFIGAVQTQSYSARDECMMVFFLNLGIRVSELCSLNIDSINGRMLTVIGKGNKERHVYLNDACMHAMEKYLQERHSYKGDGKEPLFISQKGTRFARQSIARIVKVINANSPSPKEKLTPHKLRHTSATMMYKSGADIRTLQHILGHSSVATTQIYTHIEDEQIQEVLKNNPFNKL; translated from the coding sequence ATGAAGCTGCCGAAATTTTTACGAGATTTTTTGATTTACTTAACAACAATTACCGGAAAGTCCCAAAGAACCCGAAAAGAATACGAATATGATCTTATTTTATTTATTCGATTTCTAAAAGCGATTGAAGAAGATATTCCGTTGGACCGTTTACATACAATCGACATTTCTGCGTTTACAATCGATCAAATTAAAGAAGTGTCTTTGGAAGACTTATATTTGTTTATGGAATATTGTGAATTACAGCGCGGCAATTCATCAGCAGCCCGTGCCCGTAAAGTAGCAACATTAAAAGCCTTTTTCAAATACTTGAAAGGAAAGCGCCGTCTCATCGATGAAAACCCGGCGGAACATTTGGAAACCCCGAAAATCGGGCGACGCCAGCCGGTTTATTTAAACTATAATGAGGCAAAGGATTTTATTGGCGCTGTGCAGACACAGTCGTACAGTGCACGCGATGAATGCATGATGGTCTTTTTCCTGAACCTCGGCATTCGTGTTTCCGAATTATGTTCCCTGAATATCGATTCCATCAATGGGCGGATGCTGACGGTGATCGGTAAGGGGAATAAAGAACGGCATGTATATTTAAATGATGCATGTATGCATGCAATGGAAAAGTATTTACAGGAGCGGCATTCATATAAAGGGGACGGGAAAGAACCGCTGTTCATTTCTCAAAAAGGGACACGTTTTGCAAGACAGTCGATTGCACGGATCGTGAAAGTGATTAATGCCAATAGCCCGTCACCGAAAGAAAAGCTGACACCGCATAAACTTCGGCACACTTCCGCGACAATGATGTATAAATCCGGAGCGGACATTCGAACATTGCAGCATATTCTTGGGCACTCCAGTGTTGCAACAACGCAAATCTATACACATATCGAAGACGAACAAATTCAGGAAGTCCTGAAAAACAACCCGTTTAATAAATTATAA
- a CDS encoding sugar phosphate isomerase, whose product MNSLKTHYVFYYPFNYRQYDFEKLQQVLKRNKFYHFTIDEEEFNETLYGPDIKVSPQLLTQFFYPFMEEKLLNDEISVRNFNRYSKKIHCEGKMKTAFDEVPFTILSADINLCPFGIGILALRIQLADDVDMNAALSFGHYFRVLRPKIDEELGTEIYYDNFVFQNTDELLLKKIAPFLEKYFVDYSSIHKNISKIPFFEDERMYVSAFFHMDEDEEIDEYFLYRAGQLNGRDNNGDPYISSTNEEYIKRFVEEHCYERWAPKFHIITTLQGHIYLSSVDDKSMNKYLNSFHSVSYYTLLIHYFYKLMLLKLVFEHSELKFSKDKDIVKELIEQITKFASRYYFPEVAARTEGKEISHYFRKVFRIDGLYRETKETLEELYRIQEDRSTDRLNKLIFILTIFSMISGIYGMNLVIEMLAEPFKLSEIFSFTFFEWTALVLMVIGLMTLVLLILNQVYKYSISYYGKINRRRQR is encoded by the coding sequence ATGAATTCGTTAAAAACCCACTATGTTTTTTATTATCCTTTCAATTATCGACAGTACGATTTTGAAAAATTACAGCAAGTACTAAAACGCAACAAATTTTATCATTTTACAATCGATGAAGAGGAATTTAACGAAACGCTTTATGGTCCCGATATTAAAGTATCCCCCCAATTGTTGACACAATTCTTTTATCCTTTTATGGAAGAGAAATTATTGAATGACGAAATTTCCGTACGCAACTTCAACCGCTACTCAAAAAAAATCCATTGTGAAGGAAAAATGAAAACGGCGTTCGATGAAGTGCCATTTACAATATTGAGTGCAGATATTAATCTGTGTCCATTCGGTATTGGAATTTTAGCGCTAAGGATTCAATTGGCAGATGATGTGGATATGAATGCCGCGTTATCATTCGGTCATTATTTTAGAGTTTTGCGGCCGAAAATTGATGAAGAGCTGGGAACGGAAATTTATTACGACAATTTTGTCTTTCAAAATACGGATGAATTATTATTAAAGAAAATTGCGCCTTTTTTGGAGAAGTATTTCGTTGATTATTCATCCATTCACAAAAACATCAGCAAAATCCCCTTTTTCGAAGATGAGCGCATGTATGTCAGTGCCTTTTTTCATATGGACGAAGATGAGGAAATCGACGAATATTTCCTGTATCGTGCAGGACAGTTAAATGGACGTGATAATAACGGGGATCCTTATATATCGAGTACAAATGAGGAGTATATCAAACGTTTCGTTGAGGAACATTGCTACGAAAGATGGGCACCTAAATTTCATATTATTACAACATTGCAAGGCCATATTTACCTATCATCCGTGGATGACAAAAGCATGAATAAATATTTAAACAGCTTTCATTCTGTCTCTTACTATACATTGCTCATCCACTATTTTTATAAACTGATGCTGCTGAAACTCGTTTTCGAACATAGTGAACTGAAGTTTTCAAAAGATAAGGATATTGTAAAAGAATTAATTGAACAGATAACGAAGTTTGCATCAAGGTATTATTTTCCGGAGGTAGCGGCACGTACAGAGGGAAAAGAAATCTCACATTATTTCAGAAAAGTCTTTCGGATTGACGGACTTTACCGCGAGACGAAAGAAACGCTTGAAGAACTGTACCGGATACAGGAGGATCGTTCAACAGACCGGTTGAACAAACTCATTTTTATTTTAACGATTTTCAGTATGATTTCCGGTATATACGGAATGAATCTGGTTATTGAAATGCTGGCAGAACCATTTAAATTATCCGAAATTTTCAGTTTCACTTTCTTTGAATGGACAGCACTTGTACTGATGGTTATCGGCTTAATGACACTGGTACTGCTTATTTTGAATCAGGTTTATAAATATTCAATTAGCTATTACGGGAAAATAAACAGGCGACGGCAACGTTAA
- a CDS encoding tyrosine-type recombinase/integrase, with the protein MEEIQPYVKAFTAYLKSLNKSFHTTKQYTLDAKQFAEIIQQENQINEALQLYSKTIQEKYLSFNSVNRKFASIRHFLVFLQLRGVISVYNEELIAPLTKQETELNVLKEKQFNRALAYWPKQYEIALNEEHEWLALRNTVIVFTVAELGIKPAELVRMEWKHIHAEKLEIIVLASKSYRVLQCSKKLIELLEDYKRHTIEFMPLTEQSPYVWLGVGNKMGEPVTVKTIERIFKAMSEQLQFKVTATNMRYHAIQKLLTKKEDPKILYEQFGYARKGVLLEREQRFPKNG; encoded by the coding sequence GTGGAAGAAATTCAACCGTATGTTAAAGCGTTTACAGCTTATTTAAAATCATTAAATAAATCTTTTCATACGACGAAACAGTATACATTGGACGCAAAACAATTCGCGGAGATCATTCAGCAAGAGAATCAGATCAATGAGGCGTTGCAGCTTTATTCGAAGACGATTCAGGAAAAGTATCTTTCGTTCAATTCGGTCAACCGCAAGTTCGCATCCATTCGCCATTTTCTTGTTTTCCTGCAGCTGCGAGGTGTCATTTCCGTATATAATGAGGAACTCATCGCTCCGTTGACTAAACAGGAAACGGAACTGAATGTGCTGAAGGAAAAACAATTCAACCGGGCATTGGCTTATTGGCCGAAGCAGTATGAGATTGCTTTGAATGAGGAACATGAATGGCTCGCATTACGCAATACCGTCATTGTGTTTACCGTTGCGGAGCTGGGTATTAAACCAGCAGAACTTGTACGGATGGAATGGAAGCATATACATGCCGAAAAGCTTGAAATCATTGTACTCGCTTCGAAAAGCTACCGTGTTTTGCAGTGTTCGAAAAAATTGATTGAATTGCTTGAAGACTATAAACGCCACACAATAGAATTCATGCCGTTAACGGAGCAGTCACCGTATGTTTGGCTAGGTGTCGGCAATAAAATGGGGGAACCGGTCACAGTCAAAACAATTGAACGGATTTTTAAAGCGATGTCCGAACAGCTTCAATTTAAAGTGACCGCTACCAATATGCGCTACCATGCCATTCAAAAACTGTTAACAAAAAAAGAGGATCCGAAAATTTTGTACGAGCAGTTCGGCTATGCGAGAAAAGGCGTCCTGCTTGAACGAGAACAACGATTCCCGAAAAACGGCTAG